The genome window GCTCTTTGATCATGCTGCCCCAGGTTGGCATTGGCGGCTGCGCTCCAAAACCAAGGAAGCTTAACCCTGCCTCGAGCAGGATAGCCGATGCAAAGTTCGATGAAGCCAGTACCAATATCGGGCCAATTATGTTTGGTAAAATATGCCGGGTGATAATTCGGGTATTGTTGAAACCCAAGGCTCGGGCGGCCTCAATGTATTCAACCTGTTTTAAACTTAGTACCTGTCCGCGTACCAGCCGGGCTACCTCAACCCACATAGAGAGGCCCACAGCTATGAAGATTTGCCAGAGGCCTTTACCCAGGGCAAATGATATGGCTATTACCAGCAACAGGGCGGGTAACGCCCACAGAATGTTCATCAACCAGCTTAAGGCGGCATCAATCCATCCGCCAAAATAGCCCGCTATGGCCCCAATCGTTACCCCAAGCAGCATACTGATAATAACCGACATTAAACCTACCGCCAACGATACCCGGGTGCCTAAAATAAGCCTGCTTAACAGGTCGCGTCCGTAAATATCTGTACCTAAAATAAATTTCTTGCGGATAATTGCAGCGGAGGGCCCATGTTTGGCGTGAGGTAATTTATAGGCCTTTTTTTCCGGTTTATCTTCGGCGCCAATATATTCATTTACAAATACCGAGTCTTTAGTAAAGCGGTAACCCGTAATCGGGATCTCGCGGTAAAACGATGGCTGCCCGAAAAGCATTTTTGTAAAAATATTAACCGTGTCCACAGGCTCATCTTTACGCAGGCGCAGGATCATAAACTCCGAGCCCGGCTTTTTGATGCTCAGCTGAATGATCATGTTATTGGCTTTCGGTGTTGAATCGGGCATAATAAGATAGCCCAGTATGGCAACAAGCAGGGTAATTATAATTAGTGCGAGCCCTGCAACGGCAATTTTATTGCGTTTAAATATTTTCCAGGTGCGCTGTGAGGGGCTAAGATCAGTCAATTAAAGTTAATATTGCTTTGGCTAAAGATAGTGAGTAGTTGACTAAGTTGATTAGGTGAGTGGTTGATTAAGTTAATTTATTGCAGGTGTTGGGTGGTTTATGATGAGATCTGACTTAGAAATGATAATTAATAAGTGTACTCCACACTTAACTCAATCAACCCAATCCAGCTTAATTACCCCAAACCATACCTAACGCACCATCCTCCCCTTCCAGTGATATTTGCCCTTATTGCCCAGCATTCCGATATAAACAAAGTACACAAAATAGAGTGGAATAGAGACAGGCAGCACCATTATCAATTTGAGCCGCTTAAAAAATAGGGTTACGGGTACCAGTAGCGCAAGCTCCGCTAAAAACACAATAAGATACTGGATAGCTGAAACAACCAGGTAATTACTATCATAAAGGC of Mucilaginibacter xinganensis contains these proteins:
- a CDS encoding ABC transporter permease, which translates into the protein MTDLSPSQRTWKIFKRNKIAVAGLALIIITLLVAILGYLIMPDSTPKANNMIIQLSIKKPGSEFMILRLRKDEPVDTVNIFTKMLFGQPSFYREIPITGYRFTKDSVFVNEYIGAEDKPEKKAYKLPHAKHGPSAAIIRKKFILGTDIYGRDLLSRLILGTRVSLAVGLMSVIISMLLGVTIGAIAGYFGGWIDAALSWLMNILWALPALLLVIAISFALGKGLWQIFIAVGLSMWVEVARLVRGQVLSLKQVEYIEAARALGFNNTRIITRHILPNIIGPILVLASSNFASAILLEAGLSFLGFGAQPPMPTWGSMIKEHYGYIVMDSAYLAVIPGLAIMFLVYAFNLVTVGLRDAFDIKSQSTRF